One Streptomyces drozdowiczii DNA segment encodes these proteins:
- a CDS encoding glycosyltransferase family 4 protein, with product MSQLRTVQVVGGGSAGSSTHAGSLAAGLVARGVRVTVCAPAALDRTHDFAASGAHFAPVPRRSDPAAVAALRAACADADVVHAHGLHAAVRAALAIGCRPIPLVVTWHTRAHAEGARRRLLHLLERRAVRAAAVVLATSSDLVDRARARGARDARLAPVAAPRMPRPPGPPVDKVRAELGAVERPLIVALGTLVPHHGYGTLLDAAAAWRLLDPVPLVAVVGEGRERAALRRRITAEGLPVELLGDRTDAAALLAAADVAVLPSRWESRSTTAQQALRSGVPLVATAVGGTPELVGDAAVLVPYEDAEALAAEVARLLGDPAERDRLAAEGLRQAASWPTEDDTVAQVLAVYDELAR from the coding sequence GTGTCACAGCTGCGCACGGTCCAGGTAGTCGGCGGCGGCAGCGCCGGCAGCAGCACGCACGCCGGTTCGCTGGCCGCCGGGCTGGTCGCCCGGGGCGTGCGGGTCACCGTCTGCGCACCGGCCGCGCTCGACCGCACCCACGACTTCGCCGCCAGCGGCGCCCACTTCGCGCCCGTGCCCCGGCGCAGCGACCCGGCGGCCGTCGCCGCCCTGCGCGCCGCCTGCGCCGACGCGGACGTCGTCCACGCGCACGGACTGCACGCGGCCGTGCGGGCGGCCCTGGCGATCGGCTGCCGGCCCATCCCCCTGGTCGTCACCTGGCACACCCGGGCCCACGCGGAAGGGGCCCGCCGTCGGCTGCTGCACCTCCTGGAGCGAAGGGCGGTGCGCGCGGCGGCCGTGGTGCTCGCCACCTCGTCCGACCTGGTCGACCGGGCGCGCGCCCGGGGCGCCCGCGACGCCCGGCTCGCACCCGTCGCCGCCCCCCGGATGCCGCGTCCGCCCGGACCGCCCGTCGACAAGGTCCGCGCCGAACTCGGGGCGGTCGAGCGGCCGTTGATCGTGGCGCTCGGCACTCTCGTACCGCATCACGGCTACGGCACCCTGCTCGACGCGGCGGCCGCGTGGCGTCTGCTCGACCCCGTGCCGCTGGTGGCCGTCGTCGGCGAGGGGCGGGAGCGGGCGGCCCTGCGGCGGCGGATCACGGCCGAGGGCCTGCCCGTCGAACTGCTCGGCGACCGGACCGACGCCGCCGCCCTGCTGGCCGCCGCCGATGTCGCCGTCCTGCCCAGCCGCTGGGAGTCCCGCTCGACGACGGCTCAGCAGGCGCTGCGGTCCGGGGTGCCGCTGGTCGCCACGGCGGTCGGCGGCACGCCCGAACTCGTGGGAGATGCTGCCGTCCTGGTGCCGTACGAGGACGCCGAGGCGCTGGCCGCCGAGGTGGCCCGGCTGCTCGGTGACCCGGCCGAACGGGACCGGCTGGCCGCCGAGGGCCTGCGGCAGGCGGCGAGTTGGCCGACCGAGGACGACACGGTGGCCCAGGTGCTCGCGGTCTACGACGAGCTGGCCCGCTGA
- a CDS encoding sulfurtransferase, with amino-acid sequence MGEGTQAYGDGGAPPGPLVSADWLAARLGAPGLLVLDASVGAHRGSGTRIAGAGVFDIDGALSDHAAPVPHTMPDAARFTEEMRALGLNDTDTVVVYDAAGIYSSARAWWMLRAMGFDRAAVLDGGLPAWTAAGLPVTQDAPEPAARRGDFTARPRPGLLVGAGEVAQALAAPDAVVLDARTRGRFEGTEPEPRAGLRGGHMPGAVSLPFGRLQDQGRMLPPDELRAVFAGAAGDRERLYFSCGSGVTACVLALGAELAGYRDLTVYDGSWSEWGLPPADPAAPADPAEPADRPVVTGP; translated from the coding sequence ATGGGCGAGGGCACGCAGGCGTACGGGGACGGGGGCGCGCCCCCCGGGCCCCTCGTCTCCGCCGACTGGCTCGCCGCACGCCTCGGTGCCCCCGGGCTGCTGGTGCTCGACGCGTCCGTCGGCGCGCACCGGGGGAGCGGGACGCGGATCGCGGGCGCCGGGGTCTTCGACATCGACGGCGCGCTCTCCGACCACGCGGCGCCGGTGCCCCACACCATGCCGGACGCCGCCCGGTTCACCGAGGAGATGCGGGCGCTCGGCCTGAACGACACGGACACCGTGGTCGTGTACGACGCCGCCGGCATCTACTCCAGCGCCCGGGCCTGGTGGATGCTCCGCGCCATGGGCTTCGACCGGGCCGCCGTCCTCGACGGGGGACTGCCCGCCTGGACCGCCGCCGGACTGCCGGTTACCCAGGACGCGCCCGAACCGGCCGCCCGGCGCGGGGACTTCACGGCCCGGCCCCGGCCCGGACTCCTCGTCGGCGCCGGTGAGGTGGCCCAGGCGCTGGCCGCCCCGGACGCGGTGGTGCTCGACGCCAGGACCCGGGGGCGGTTCGAGGGCACGGAGCCCGAGCCGCGTGCCGGGCTGCGCGGCGGCCATATGCCGGGGGCCGTCAGCCTGCCGTTCGGGCGGCTCCAGGACCAGGGGCGCATGCTGCCGCCCGACGAACTGCGCGCGGTGTTCGCCGGTGCGGCCGGTGACCGCGAGCGGCTGTACTTCAGCTGCGGCTCGGGCGTGACCGCCTGCGTCCTCGCGCTGGGGGCCGAGCTGGCCGGATACCGGGACCTGACCGTGTACGACGGATCGTGGAGCGAGTGGGGGCTGCCCCCGGCGGACCCGGCGGCCCCGGCGGACCCGGCGGAGCCTGCGGACCGGCCGGTCGTGACGGGCCCGTAG
- a CDS encoding glycoside hydrolase family 15 protein — translation MAGRIEDYALIGDMQTAALVCRDGTADWLCLPRFDSHAIFAGLLGTEEHGFWRLGPARPEGTEPPAADRRRYRGDSLILESEWDTPRGTVRVTDFMPPRDGAPQLIRIVEGVSGRVPMRSELRMRFSYGRVTPWVHKVDTRTVAVAGPDSVWLDTPVDTYGENLTTYSDFTVAPGDRIAFTISWQPSHHEPPALPDPDGSLEATADFWREWVEQCTYHGPYREAVVRSLITLKALTYAPTGGIVAAPTTSLPEDIGGSRNWDYRYTWLRDAAITLSSLLRTGYREEARAWREWLLRAVAGDPENLQIMYGIAGERELGEAELEWLPGYENSAPVRVGNGAAGQLQLDVYGEVTEALHLAHMTGLARNDYATGLQLKLIEYLEKHWNEPDEGIWEVRGPRRHFVHSKVMAWVAVDRTIKLIESGDAEGPVERLHELRDEIHRDVCERGYDPERNTFTQSYGSKELDASLLLIPQMGFLPPDDKRVIGTIEAIQRELSTEDGFVLRYPTAGDDAGVDGLEGDEGAFLACSFWLADDLAMIGRVDEARRLFERLLALRNDLGLLAEEWDARLQRQVGNFPQAFSHVPLIDTALRLTASGAYVG, via the coding sequence GTGGCCGGGCGCATCGAGGATTACGCACTCATCGGAGACATGCAGACCGCAGCCCTGGTCTGCCGGGACGGCACAGCCGACTGGCTGTGCCTGCCCCGCTTCGATTCACACGCCATTTTCGCGGGCCTCCTGGGCACCGAGGAACACGGCTTCTGGCGACTGGGGCCGGCCCGCCCCGAGGGCACGGAGCCGCCCGCGGCCGACCGCCGCCGCTACCGCGGGGATTCCCTCATCCTCGAATCGGAGTGGGACACGCCGCGCGGCACGGTCAGAGTGACCGACTTCATGCCGCCGCGCGACGGCGCGCCGCAGCTCATCCGGATCGTGGAGGGCGTCAGCGGCCGGGTGCCGATGCGCTCGGAGCTGCGCATGCGGTTCAGCTACGGCCGCGTCACCCCCTGGGTGCACAAGGTGGACACACGTACGGTCGCCGTCGCCGGCCCGGACTCGGTCTGGCTGGACACGCCCGTCGACACCTACGGCGAGAACCTGACGACGTACTCCGACTTCACCGTCGCCCCGGGTGACCGGATCGCGTTCACGATCAGCTGGCAGCCCTCGCACCACGAGCCGCCCGCGCTCCCGGACCCGGACGGCTCGCTGGAGGCGACCGCGGACTTCTGGCGCGAGTGGGTCGAGCAGTGCACGTACCACGGGCCGTACCGGGAGGCCGTGGTCCGCTCGCTGATCACGCTGAAGGCCCTGACGTACGCGCCGACCGGCGGCATCGTCGCGGCCCCGACCACCTCGCTGCCCGAGGACATCGGCGGCTCCCGGAACTGGGACTACCGCTACACCTGGCTGCGCGACGCCGCGATCACCCTCTCCTCGCTGCTGCGCACCGGCTACCGCGAGGAGGCCCGCGCCTGGCGCGAGTGGCTGCTGCGCGCGGTGGCCGGCGACCCGGAGAACCTCCAGATCATGTACGGGATCGCGGGCGAACGGGAGCTGGGCGAGGCGGAGCTGGAGTGGCTGCCGGGTTACGAGAACTCCGCCCCGGTCCGCGTCGGCAACGGCGCGGCGGGCCAGCTCCAGCTGGACGTGTACGGCGAGGTCACCGAGGCGCTGCACCTGGCGCACATGACGGGCCTGGCCCGCAACGACTACGCCACCGGGCTCCAGCTCAAGCTGATCGAGTACCTGGAGAAGCACTGGAACGAGCCGGACGAGGGCATCTGGGAGGTGCGCGGCCCGCGCCGCCACTTCGTGCACTCCAAGGTGATGGCCTGGGTCGCCGTCGACCGGACGATCAAGCTCATCGAGTCCGGCGACGCGGAGGGCCCGGTCGAGCGGCTGCACGAGCTGCGCGACGAGATCCACCGGGACGTCTGCGAGCGGGGTTACGACCCCGAGCGCAACACCTTCACCCAGTCCTACGGGTCGAAGGAGCTGGACGCCTCCCTGCTGCTGATCCCGCAGATGGGCTTCCTGCCCCCCGACGACAAGCGGGTCATCGGCACCATCGAGGCGATCCAGCGGGAGCTGTCCACGGAGGACGGCTTCGTCCTGCGCTACCCGACCGCGGGCGACGACGCGGGCGTGGACGGCTTGGAGGGCGACGAGGGCGCGTTCCTGGCCTGCTCGTTCTGGCTGGCGGACGACCTCGCGATGATCGGCCGGGTCGACGAGGCCCGCCGGCTCTTCGAACGGCTGCTGGCCCTCCGCAACGACCTGGGCCTGCTGGCCGAGGAGTGGGACGCCCGGCTCCAGCGCCAGGTGGGCAACTTCCCGCAGGCGTTCAGCCACGTCCCGCTGATCGACACGGCCCTGCGCCTGACGGCGAGCGGGGCGTACGTGGGCTGA
- a CDS encoding CTP synthase: MQPTSTTTKHIFVTGGVASSLGKGLTASSLGALLKARGLRVTMQKLDPYLNVDPGTMNPFQHGEVFVTNDGAETDLDIGHYERFLDVDLDGSANVTTGQVYSQVIAKERRGEYLGDTVQVIPHITNEIKHRIRRMATDDVDVVITEVGGTVGDIESLPFLETVRQVRHEVGRDNVFVVHISLLPYIGPSGELKTKPTQHSVAALRNIGIQPDAIVLRADRDVPTAIKRKISLMCDVDEAAVVACVDAKSIYDIPKVLHTEGLDAYVVRKLDLPFRDVDWTTWDDLLDRVHNPDHEVTVALVGKYIDLPDAYLSVTEAIRAGGFANKARVKVEWVASDDCKTPAGAQKALAGVDAICIPGGFGERGVVGKVGAIQYARENKVPLLGLCLGLQCIVIEAARNLAEIPDANSTEFDAATGHPVISTMEEQLAYVEGAGDLGGTMRLGLYPAKLAEGSLVREAYDDQPYVEERHRHRYEVNNAYRAELEKKAGLVFSGTSPDNKLVEYVEYPREVHPYLVATQAHPELRSRPTRPHPLFAGLVKAAVARKTGAAGGEQGK, encoded by the coding sequence ATGCAGCCCACATCCACGACGACCAAGCACATCTTCGTCACCGGGGGTGTCGCCTCTTCCCTCGGCAAGGGTCTGACTGCCTCCAGCCTCGGCGCCCTGCTCAAGGCGCGCGGTCTCCGGGTCACCATGCAGAAGCTCGACCCGTACCTGAACGTCGACCCGGGCACGATGAACCCGTTCCAGCACGGCGAGGTCTTCGTGACCAACGACGGTGCGGAGACGGACCTCGACATCGGCCACTACGAGCGCTTCCTCGACGTGGACCTCGACGGCTCGGCCAACGTCACCACGGGCCAGGTCTACTCGCAGGTCATCGCCAAGGAGCGGCGCGGCGAGTACCTGGGCGACACGGTGCAGGTCATCCCGCACATCACCAACGAGATCAAGCACCGCATCCGGCGCATGGCCACCGACGACGTCGACGTGGTCATCACCGAGGTCGGCGGCACCGTCGGCGACATCGAGTCGCTGCCGTTCCTGGAGACCGTCCGCCAGGTCCGCCACGAGGTCGGCCGGGACAACGTCTTCGTCGTGCACATCTCGCTGCTGCCCTACATCGGCCCCTCCGGCGAGCTGAAGACCAAGCCCACCCAGCACTCCGTGGCCGCCCTGCGCAACATCGGTATCCAGCCGGACGCGATCGTGCTGCGCGCCGACCGCGACGTGCCGACCGCCATCAAGCGCAAGATCTCCCTGATGTGCGACGTCGACGAGGCCGCCGTGGTCGCCTGCGTCGACGCCAAGTCGATCTACGACATCCCCAAGGTGCTGCACACCGAGGGCCTGGACGCCTACGTCGTGCGCAAGCTGGACCTGCCGTTCCGCGACGTCGACTGGACCACCTGGGACGACCTGCTGGACCGCGTCCACAACCCCGACCACGAGGTCACCGTCGCCCTGGTCGGCAAGTACATCGACCTGCCCGACGCCTACCTCTCGGTCACCGAGGCCATCCGGGCCGGCGGCTTCGCCAACAAGGCCCGGGTCAAGGTCGAGTGGGTCGCCTCCGACGACTGCAAGACCCCGGCCGGCGCGCAGAAGGCCCTCGCCGGTGTGGACGCGATCTGCATCCCCGGCGGCTTCGGCGAGCGCGGCGTGGTCGGCAAGGTCGGCGCGATCCAGTACGCCCGCGAGAACAAGGTGCCGCTGCTCGGCCTCTGCCTGGGCCTCCAGTGCATCGTGATCGAGGCGGCCCGCAACCTCGCCGAGATCCCCGACGCCAACTCCACCGAGTTCGACGCCGCGACCGGCCACCCGGTCATCTCGACCATGGAGGAGCAGCTCGCGTACGTCGAAGGCGCCGGTGACCTGGGCGGCACCATGCGGCTCGGCCTCTACCCGGCGAAGCTCGCCGAGGGCTCGCTGGTCCGCGAGGCGTACGACGACCAGCCGTACGTGGAGGAGCGCCACCGCCACCGCTACGAGGTCAACAACGCCTACCGCGCCGAGCTGGAGAAGAAGGCCGGCCTGGTCTTCTCGGGCACCTCGCCGGACAACAAGCTCGTCGAGTACGTCGAGTACCCGCGCGAGGTCCACCCGTACCTCGTCGCCACCCAGGCGCACCCGGAGCTGCGCTCCCGGCCGACCCGTCCGCACCCGCTCTTCGCCGGCCTGGTGAAGGCGGCCGTCGCCCGCAAGACGGGCGCCGCCGGGGGCGAGCAGGGCAAGTAA
- a CDS encoding NUDIX domain-containing protein has protein sequence MGFQDTPEEWRVTESATPFRGKKTSVRADDVEMPDGTVAHRDYQVHPGSVAVLALDDEGRVLVLRQYRHPVRHKLWEIPAGLLDVPGENPLHAAQRELYEEAHVKAEDWRVLTDIYTSPGGSDEAVRIFLARDVSEAEGERFEVAEEEADMELARVPLQDLVRKVLAGDLHNSCLVVGVLALTAALAGDGVDALRPADAPWPARPFEA, from the coding sequence ATGGGTTTCCAGGACACGCCCGAGGAATGGCGGGTCACCGAGAGCGCGACCCCGTTCCGGGGCAAGAAGACCAGCGTCCGCGCCGACGACGTCGAGATGCCCGACGGTACGGTCGCGCACCGCGACTACCAGGTGCACCCCGGCTCGGTCGCCGTGCTCGCGCTGGACGACGAGGGCCGCGTCCTCGTCCTGCGCCAGTACCGCCACCCGGTCCGCCACAAGCTGTGGGAGATCCCCGCCGGGCTGCTCGACGTGCCCGGCGAGAACCCGCTGCACGCCGCGCAGCGCGAGCTGTACGAGGAGGCGCACGTCAAGGCCGAGGACTGGCGGGTGCTCACCGACATCTACACCTCGCCCGGCGGCTCCGACGAGGCCGTACGGATCTTCCTCGCCCGGGACGTCTCCGAGGCGGAGGGCGAGCGCTTCGAGGTCGCCGAGGAGGAGGCCGACATGGAGCTGGCCCGGGTGCCGCTCCAGGACCTCGTGCGCAAGGTCCTCGCCGGCGACCTGCACAACAGCTGCCTGGTCGTGGGCGTGCTCGCGCTCACCGCGGCCCTCGCGGGCGACGGCGTCGACGCGCTGCGCCCCGCCGACGCGCCCTGGCCGGCCCGCCCCTTCGAAGCCTGA
- the ald gene encoding alanine dehydrogenase: MKVGIPREVKNNEFRVAITPAGVHELVRHGHRVVVERNAGAGSSITDEEYVAAGAEILPTADEVWAAADLLLKVKEPVAEEYHRLRKGQTLFTYLHLAASRACTDALLESGTTAIAYETVETANRALPLLAPMSEVAGRLAPQVGAYHLMRSAGGRGVLPGGVPGTAAGRAVVIGGGVSGWNATQIAVGLGFHVTLLDKDINKLREADKVFGTKVQTVVSNAFELEKAVVEADLVVGAVLIPGAKAPKLVTNELVAKMKPGSVLVDIAIDQGGCFEDSHPTTHAEPTFQVHDSVFYCVANMPGAVPNTSTYALTNATLPYIVELANRGWVEALRRDAALAKGLNTHDGQVVYREVAEAHGLDHVDLNTLIG, from the coding sequence ATGAAGGTCGGCATCCCCCGCGAAGTGAAGAACAACGAGTTCCGCGTGGCGATCACGCCTGCCGGTGTGCACGAGCTCGTCCGCCACGGCCACCGGGTCGTCGTCGAGCGGAACGCCGGTGCCGGCTCCTCCATCACGGACGAGGAGTACGTCGCGGCCGGGGCGGAGATCCTGCCCACGGCCGACGAGGTCTGGGCCGCCGCCGACCTGCTGCTCAAGGTCAAGGAGCCGGTCGCCGAGGAGTACCACCGCCTCCGCAAGGGTCAGACCCTCTTCACCTACCTGCACCTCGCCGCCTCCCGCGCGTGCACCGACGCGCTCCTGGAGTCGGGCACCACCGCCATCGCGTACGAGACCGTCGAGACGGCCAACCGCGCGCTGCCGCTGCTCGCCCCGATGTCCGAGGTCGCGGGCCGGCTGGCCCCGCAGGTCGGCGCGTACCACCTGATGCGCTCGGCCGGCGGGCGCGGCGTGCTGCCGGGCGGGGTCCCGGGTACGGCGGCCGGGCGCGCCGTCGTCATCGGCGGCGGCGTCTCCGGCTGGAACGCCACCCAGATCGCCGTGGGCCTCGGCTTCCACGTCACGCTGCTCGACAAGGACATCAACAAGCTCCGCGAGGCGGACAAGGTCTTCGGCACCAAGGTGCAGACCGTCGTCTCCAACGCCTTCGAGCTGGAGAAGGCCGTGGTCGAGGCCGACCTCGTCGTCGGTGCCGTGCTGATCCCCGGCGCCAAGGCCCCGAAGCTGGTCACCAACGAGCTGGTCGCCAAGATGAAGCCCGGAAGTGTACTTGTCGACATTGCAATTGATCAGGGCGGCTGCTTCGAGGACTCGCACCCCACGACGCACGCCGAGCCGACCTTCCAGGTCCACGACTCGGTCTTCTACTGCGTCGCCAACATGCCCGGCGCGGTGCCCAACACCTCGACGTACGCCCTCACCAACGCGACGCTGCCCTACATCGTGGAGCTCGCGAACCGGGGCTGGGTGGAGGCGCTGCGCCGTGACGCCGCACTCGCCAAGGGCCTCAACACCCATGACGGACAGGTCGTTTACCGCGAGGTGGCCGAGGCGCACGGCCTTGACCACGTCGACCTGAACACGCTCATCGGCTGA
- a CDS encoding ParA family protein, producing the protein MPARGQSPNGLEAVGSVAVRTFATHQHMTTAPQMMDGLHVNAMAGNESGRDTAPLADFAETPQAHFYDPDAEYEPDPEYAATLAPDAARQRRERIGPTGRPLPYFPIPGPLTDHGPAKIIAMCNQKGGVGKTTSTINLGAALAEYGRRVLLVDFDPQGALSVGLGVNPMELDLTVYNLLMERGMAADEVLLKTAVPNMDLLPSNIDLSAAEVQLVSEVARESTLQRALKPLMADYDYIVIDCQPSLGLLTVNALTAAHKVIVPLECEFFALRGVALLTETIEKVQERLNPELELDGILATMYDSRTVHSREVLARVVEAFDDHVYHTVIGRTVRFPETTVAGEPITTYASNSVGAAAYRQLAREVLARCHAE; encoded by the coding sequence ATGCCTGCACGGGGCCAGAGCCCGAACGGGCTGGAGGCTGTCGGCTCCGTCGCTGTCCGCACCTTCGCCACCCACCAGCACATGACGACAGCCCCCCAGATGATGGACGGCCTACACGTGAACGCCATGGCCGGCAACGAGAGTGGCCGGGACACCGCCCCCCTCGCCGACTTCGCCGAGACGCCCCAGGCGCATTTCTACGACCCCGACGCCGAGTACGAGCCCGACCCGGAGTACGCGGCCACGCTGGCGCCGGACGCCGCCCGGCAGCGCCGCGAGCGGATCGGCCCGACCGGCCGCCCCCTGCCCTACTTCCCGATCCCGGGCCCGCTGACCGACCACGGCCCCGCGAAGATCATCGCGATGTGCAACCAGAAGGGCGGCGTCGGCAAGACCACGTCGACCATCAACCTGGGTGCCGCGCTCGCCGAGTACGGACGGCGTGTCCTGCTGGTCGACTTCGACCCGCAGGGCGCCCTCTCGGTCGGCCTCGGGGTCAACCCGATGGAGCTCGACCTCACGGTCTACAACCTGCTCATGGAGCGGGGCATGGCGGCCGACGAGGTCCTGCTGAAGACCGCGGTCCCCAACATGGACCTGCTGCCCAGCAACATCGACCTCTCCGCCGCCGAGGTGCAGCTCGTCAGCGAGGTGGCCCGCGAGTCCACGCTCCAGCGCGCCCTGAAGCCGCTGATGGCCGACTACGACTACATCGTGATCGACTGTCAGCCCTCGCTCGGCCTGCTCACGGTGAACGCGCTGACCGCCGCGCACAAGGTGATAGTCCCGCTCGAGTGCGAGTTCTTCGCGCTGCGCGGGGTGGCGCTGCTCACCGAGACGATCGAGAAGGTCCAGGAGCGGCTGAACCCGGAGCTGGAGCTCGACGGCATCCTCGCCACCATGTACGACTCCCGTACGGTGCACAGCCGCGAGGTCCTGGCGCGGGTGGTCGAGGCGTTCGACGACCACGTCTACCACACGGTCATCGGGCGCACGGTCCGCTTCCCGGAGACCACGGTCGCCGGTGAGCCCATCACCACGTACGCCTCCAACTCGGTCGGTGCCGCCGCCTATCGCCAGCTCGCCAGGGAGGTGCTCGCCCGGTGTCACGCCGAGTGA
- the scpB gene encoding SMC-Scp complex subunit ScpB, whose protein sequence is MTDPAGSAVAGLDLKPALEAVLMVVDEPATEEHLAKVLERPRRAVAAALRELADEYTAQRRGFDLRLVAGGWRFYTRPEYAAAVEGFVLDGQHARLTQAALETLAVVAYRQPVSRSRVSAVRGVNCDGVMRTLLQRGLVEEAGTEPETGAILYRTTNYFLERMGLRGLDELPELAPFLPEADAIEAETPEGVPSFDPDAPDTPETHADDKTDF, encoded by the coding sequence ATGACGGACCCCGCCGGCTCCGCGGTCGCGGGCCTCGACCTCAAGCCCGCCCTGGAGGCCGTTCTGATGGTCGTGGACGAGCCCGCCACCGAGGAGCACCTGGCCAAGGTGCTGGAGCGCCCCCGGCGGGCCGTGGCCGCCGCGCTGCGGGAGCTGGCCGACGAGTACACCGCGCAGCGGCGCGGCTTCGACCTCCGGCTCGTCGCGGGCGGCTGGCGGTTCTACACCCGGCCCGAGTACGCGGCGGCGGTCGAGGGCTTCGTCCTGGACGGCCAGCACGCCCGGCTGACCCAGGCGGCCCTGGAGACCCTGGCGGTCGTCGCGTACCGGCAGCCGGTGAGCCGGTCGCGGGTCTCGGCGGTGCGCGGGGTGAACTGCGACGGGGTCATGCGGACCCTGCTCCAGAGGGGCCTGGTCGAGGAGGCGGGCACGGAACCCGAAACAGGTGCGATCCTGTACAGGACGACGAACTACTTTCTGGAGCGGATGGGCCTGCGTGGCCTGGATGAGCTCCCGGAGCTCGCGCCCTTCCTCCCCGAGGCGGACGCGATCGAGGCCGAGACGCCAGAGGGTGTGCCGTCGTTCGATCCGGACGCACCGGACACCCCGGAAACTCACGCAGACGACAAGACGGACTTTTGA
- the pnuC gene encoding nicotinamide riboside transporter PnuC, protein MSLADILDPLQQPLVTVLDTPVSWTEVLGFGSGALCVWLVARQHLANWPIGIANNVFFILLFTQSGLYADAGLQIVFIALAAYGWWTWTHGGGPGTDGLPVRRTTRTEWTWLLVAGAVGTAGLTVLLDRATDSTVPFWDALTTALSLAATYGQCRKLVESWWLWIAADLVYIPLYAYKELYLTSLLYIGFLTLCLIGLRNWRRDLTTSAPRPAETLA, encoded by the coding sequence GTGAGTCTCGCGGACATACTCGATCCCCTGCAACAGCCCCTCGTGACGGTCCTGGACACCCCGGTCAGCTGGACCGAGGTGCTGGGCTTCGGCAGCGGCGCGCTGTGCGTCTGGCTCGTGGCCCGCCAGCACCTCGCCAACTGGCCGATCGGCATCGCCAACAACGTCTTCTTCATCCTGCTGTTCACGCAGTCCGGCCTGTACGCCGACGCCGGACTCCAGATCGTCTTCATCGCCCTCGCCGCGTACGGCTGGTGGACCTGGACCCACGGGGGTGGACCGGGGACCGACGGGCTGCCGGTGCGCCGCACCACGCGCACCGAGTGGACCTGGCTGCTCGTGGCGGGGGCGGTGGGGACCGCGGGGCTGACCGTCCTGCTGGACAGGGCGACCGACTCGACCGTGCCGTTCTGGGACGCGCTGACGACCGCGCTCTCGCTCGCGGCGACCTACGGGCAGTGCCGCAAGCTGGTCGAGTCCTGGTGGCTGTGGATCGCCGCCGACCTCGTGTACATCCCGCTGTACGCGTACAAGGAGCTGTACCTGACCTCGCTGCTGTACATCGGCTTCCTGACGCTGTGCCTGATCGGCCTGCGCAACTGGCGCCGCGACCTCACCACGTCCGCCCCGCGACCTGCGGAGACCCTGGCATGA